One part of the Methanomassiliicoccales archaeon genome encodes these proteins:
- the trpE gene encoding anthranilate synthase component I, giving the protein MSIALREGPIADPVSIFSSMREKFPGECFLLESVEGTNRTARYSFIGADPLSVFKSRSRTVEVDGEILDVENPFLELREYFYSFDCGASELAPFSGGIVGYLGYEMVRFLETVNNLDKKIDNLPESYFVLPNHLVCIDHLNNRTFLITHGNLRDLQKSLQGTDHKNKPSIRIGDPSMNIDRDHYERIVEQAKEFILDGDIFQAVLSRRYEFSVEGDPLAMYIALRQINPSPYLFFLDFNDVKLLGSSPEMLVRLEGRRLVTRPLAGTRRRDKDKEEDEKLKIEMLLDEKERAEHLMLVDLSRNDLGRVSKFGTVKVTELMAVEKYSHVQHIVSNVEGELRDDCDAFDALRSCFPAGTVSGAPKIRAMEIISELEKDPRGPYAGAVGYFDFTGNMDFAITIRSITVAAGKARIQAGAGIVADSVPMNEFNETEHKMRAMLEAIKSISKEGSC; this is encoded by the coding sequence CGCTCGGTATTCCTTCATCGGTGCTGATCCGTTGTCCGTCTTTAAGTCAAGAAGCCGTACGGTAGAGGTTGATGGCGAGATTCTTGATGTCGAGAACCCCTTCCTCGAATTAAGGGAATACTTCTATTCATTTGACTGCGGGGCTTCTGAACTCGCACCCTTCTCTGGCGGCATCGTGGGTTATCTTGGATATGAGATGGTGAGATTTCTAGAGACTGTCAATAACTTGGACAAAAAAATCGATAATTTACCAGAGAGCTACTTTGTACTACCGAATCATCTCGTATGCATCGATCATCTCAACAATCGGACTTTTCTCATCACTCATGGAAATTTGCGCGATCTTCAGAAATCTCTCCAAGGAACCGATCATAAAAATAAGCCATCTATCCGCATCGGGGATCCTTCCATGAATATTGATAGGGATCATTACGAGCGTATCGTAGAACAGGCGAAGGAGTTCATTCTGGACGGCGACATATTTCAAGCTGTTCTCTCACGGAGATATGAGTTTTCTGTGGAGGGTGACCCTCTTGCGATGTATATCGCGTTGCGCCAGATCAATCCGTCACCATATCTGTTCTTTCTTGATTTTAATGATGTCAAGCTTCTCGGCTCCTCGCCCGAAATGCTCGTGAGGTTGGAGGGAAGGAGACTTGTGACAAGGCCACTGGCAGGCACGAGAAGAAGGGATAAAGATAAGGAGGAGGACGAGAAATTAAAAATCGAGATGCTCCTCGATGAGAAGGAGAGAGCAGAGCATCTCATGCTCGTGGATCTTTCAAGGAATGATCTTGGAAGGGTTTCAAAGTTTGGTACAGTGAAAGTCACCGAGCTAATGGCCGTTGAGAAATATTCGCACGTGCAACACATCGTTTCGAATGTTGAAGGGGAATTGCGCGATGATTGCGACGCCTTTGATGCGTTGCGCAGTTGTTTCCCCGCGGGTACGGTTTCTGGAGCACCAAAAATACGTGCTATGGAAATCATTTCGGAGCTAGAAAAGGATCCAAGGGGACCCTATGCGGGTGCTGTTGGCTATTTTGATTTTACAGGAAATATGGATTTTGCCATAACGATCAGATCGATTACAGTTGCTGCTGGGAAAGCGAGGATTCAGGCGGGAGCAGGAATTGTTGCGGATTCCGTGCCAATGAATGAATTCAATGAAACGGAGCATAAAATGAGGGCGATGCTCGAAGCCATTAAATCTATTTCTAAGGAGGGTTCCTGTTGA
- a CDS encoding aminodeoxychorismate/anthranilate synthase component II, producing MTEILIIDNYDSFVYNIAQYLGELGATVHVLRNDSPDLQQFSRKCDGFVISPGPGHPKDAKGSLDIAANNGFGMPILGVCLGHQVIAYVRGGNIVRAERTVHGKIERVLHFSDPIFDGVPSEFLAVRYHSLIVERVSLPPSLKILAESEKKEIMAIGVENQPVYGLQFHPESVLTAHGKKILSNFLRMCRK from the coding sequence TTGACTGAGATTCTCATTATCGATAATTATGATTCTTTTGTATATAACATAGCGCAGTATCTTGGTGAGCTCGGTGCAACCGTCCATGTGCTCAGAAACGACTCACCAGATCTTCAGCAGTTCTCCCGTAAGTGTGACGGATTCGTTATTTCTCCGGGTCCTGGACATCCCAAGGATGCAAAGGGAAGTCTGGACATCGCAGCTAACAATGGATTTGGTATGCCGATTCTTGGAGTCTGTTTAGGTCATCAGGTTATTGCCTATGTCCGCGGTGGAAATATTGTAAGAGCAGAGCGTACGGTACATGGAAAGATTGAGCGCGTTCTACACTTCTCTGATCCTATTTTTGATGGCGTGCCATCAGAATTCCTAGCCGTTCGATACCATTCGCTAATAGTTGAACGCGTTAGCCTCCCGCCTTCTTTGAAAATCCTTGCAGAAAGCGAGAAAAAGGAAATCATGGCCATTGGAGTCGAGAATCAGCCAGTCTATGGATTGCAGTTTCATCCAGAGTCTGTCTTGACTGCCCATGGAAAAAAGATCCTTTCAAACTTTCTGAGGATGTGTAGGAAATGA
- the trpD gene encoding anthranilate phosphoribosyltransferase: protein MIREAIRHVVEGYDLTYTAARTVMREMMLGEATPSQIAAFLTAMKMKGVREHELLGFITEMLDKAVRIPSPPGAIDICGTGGDNSGTFNVSTVASFVVSAAGTPVAKHGNRSVSSKCGSADLLRAMGIPFDLDPPYVEKCLTETNLGFLFAPTFHMLMKDVNATRKEIGIPTLFNVLGPLANPANPPYRLIGVYRSSIAQTVANILLSLGLQHALVVHGNGLDEITNTGETTVVELKENKIYSYNISPVEFGIDLAEPDEIRGGDPFDNARIALSVLRGKPGPKLDIVLINAGAALYVANMAENIEEGIKIAREAIKSGKAYSKLKGFHSIVNRLEAERQRTMNTTALRKTLLCPESLVQRCKDLTTELTKEIMMSEQGARLLGGLDDNLFRSPGALTVIILTKILRLLSEGKLNVHTQSRFHRHACKKLSDAILSAEGLAILGEYKNRIPSSKDLYIPPEPSLIAELYGRYGLEGMSVIVEEDFFLGSANLFSFFRNKIDIPMLFKDFIVSEQQIRLAAELGADSILIISKALKCDRIEALVQECIRFGLEPIVEVHDVGDVEKILSCSNYDNIDLIGINSRNLQSLKTDLSILPQVKKMITGDKLLIAESGIAKAEDLEALKGFDAALIGSSFLTAEKPADSISEIVAAARRTKK, encoded by the coding sequence ATGATTCGCGAAGCGATAAGACATGTTGTTGAGGGATATGATCTCACTTACACAGCGGCCCGAACGGTGATGCGTGAAATGATGCTCGGTGAAGCCACACCAAGCCAAATCGCTGCATTCCTAACAGCGATGAAGATGAAGGGAGTAAGAGAGCATGAACTGCTCGGTTTTATCACAGAAATGCTCGATAAAGCCGTCCGTATTCCATCTCCGCCTGGCGCCATTGATATCTGCGGAACGGGAGGTGACAATTCTGGTACATTCAACGTGAGTACAGTTGCTTCCTTTGTTGTATCTGCAGCTGGCACGCCGGTCGCCAAGCACGGGAATCGCTCAGTATCTAGTAAATGTGGATCGGCAGACCTGCTTCGTGCAATGGGCATTCCTTTCGATCTCGATCCCCCTTACGTCGAAAAGTGTCTTACTGAGACTAATTTGGGGTTTCTCTTTGCCCCTACCTTTCACATGTTGATGAAAGATGTCAACGCTACACGGAAAGAAATCGGAATTCCAACACTCTTTAATGTCCTTGGACCTCTGGCCAATCCTGCAAATCCGCCATATCGACTCATAGGAGTTTACAGGTCATCAATAGCGCAGACGGTGGCAAACATCCTCCTATCACTCGGGCTGCAGCATGCACTTGTTGTCCATGGAAATGGTCTAGACGAAATTACAAATACAGGCGAAACAACAGTGGTCGAGCTGAAAGAGAATAAGATTTACAGTTACAATATTTCACCAGTTGAGTTTGGAATCGACCTAGCTGAGCCTGACGAAATTAGGGGTGGAGATCCATTCGATAATGCTAGGATCGCGTTATCTGTTTTGCGCGGAAAGCCCGGTCCTAAATTGGATATAGTCCTGATCAATGCTGGCGCCGCTCTTTATGTAGCCAACATGGCCGAAAATATCGAGGAGGGTATCAAAATCGCTCGTGAAGCGATAAAAAGTGGCAAGGCATATTCGAAGCTCAAGGGTTTTCATTCAATCGTAAATAGGCTTGAAGCTGAACGCCAACGAACGATGAATACTACTGCACTCAGAAAAACTCTCTTGTGCCCCGAGTCACTCGTGCAGAGGTGCAAGGATCTGACTACGGAATTGACAAAAGAGATCATGATGTCGGAACAGGGTGCTAGGTTGCTAGGTGGACTCGACGACAATCTTTTTAGATCGCCAGGTGCGCTGACTGTCATTATTCTGACAAAAATACTCCGCCTATTGTCCGAAGGAAAATTGAATGTGCATACACAGTCCCGCTTCCATCGACATGCATGCAAAAAATTGTCTGACGCAATTCTCAGTGCGGAAGGTCTCGCAATTCTAGGGGAGTATAAAAATCGCATCCCTTCGTCCAAGGATTTATACATCCCGCCAGAACCGTCCCTAATCGCTGAACTGTATGGGAGGTATGGACTTGAAGGTATGTCTGTCATCGTCGAAGAAGATTTCTTTCTCGGCAGTGCAAACCTTTTCTCATTTTTCCGAAATAAGATAGATATTCCGATGCTCTTTAAGGATTTCATCGTATCAGAGCAACAAATCAGGCTCGCAGCGGAACTCGGGGCTGATTCCATACTTATTATTTCGAAAGCCCTCAAATGTGACAGGATTGAAGCACTTGTTCAAGAATGCATCCGATTCGGTCTTGAACCAATAGTTGAAGTCCACGACGTAGGGGATGTTGAGAAAATCCTCTCATGTTCGAATTATGACAACATTGACCTCATTGGCATTAATTCTAGAAATCTCCAGTCGTTGAAAACCGACTTATCTATATTGCCACAAGTGAAAAAGATGATCACTGGCGACAAGCTTCTAATTGCTGAAAGTGGGATAGCAAAGGCGGAGGATCTCGAGGCGTTGAAAGGATTCGATGCTGCATTAATTGGTTCATCTTTTTTGACAGCTGAAAAACCTGCGGATAGTATCTCTGAGATCGTTGCCGCGGCAAGGAGGACGAAGAAATGA
- a CDS encoding phosphoribosylanthranilate isomerase yields the protein MKVKICGITNAEDAWMCESFDPDALGFVHYPSKVRSLPLKKIRDITSTIGPFTKTVLVCSPTSVDMAVKMVEEAGVDVIQLYTFNRSEIERIKACGIPVIRAVKPLQNEIQEFSDIADALLFDGPVPGSGLSHDYGRIPVDSCRRAIIAGGLNLDNLQLVKSLKPYGVDVSSGVERSIGKKDPQLVSEFIRRCRS from the coding sequence ATGAAGGTCAAGATCTGCGGCATCACGAATGCTGAAGACGCCTGGATGTGCGAATCATTCGATCCGGATGCCCTTGGTTTCGTTCATTATCCTTCGAAGGTGCGGAGTCTGCCCCTTAAAAAAATCCGTGACATCACATCTACGATCGGACCTTTTACAAAAACAGTTCTTGTCTGCTCCCCCACGAGTGTTGATATGGCTGTGAAGATGGTGGAAGAGGCAGGCGTCGATGTCATTCAATTATATACTTTCAATAGATCCGAAATAGAGAGAATAAAAGCATGCGGGATTCCCGTAATTAGGGCAGTGAAACCACTGCAAAATGAGATCCAAGAGTTCTCCGACATCGCCGATGCGTTATTATTTGATGGACCTGTCCCTGGATCTGGACTATCTCATGATTACGGACGCATTCCTGTCGACAGTTGTCGCAGGGCAATCATAGCTGGCGGACTGAATCTTGACAATTTGCAACTCGTGAAATCTTTGAAACCGTATGGTGTCGATGTATCATCTGGCGTAGAGAGGAGTATCGGCAAGAAGGATCCACAATTAGTTTCAGAATTCATCAGGAGGTGTAGATCTTGA
- the trpB gene encoding tryptophan synthase subunit beta, with protein MINHRYFGRFGGMYVPEILVGALMDLEREYNRLKNDNTFREELNDLLHNYAGRPTPLYFAERLSKRCGDARIFLKREDLAHTGSHKINNALGQALLAKWMGKDRIIAETGAGQHGVATATACALLGIKCEIYMGEADVERQRLNCFRMSLLGAKVNVVKSGSRTLKDAINEAMRDFAATSDHTHYLIGSVVGPHPYPTIVRDFQSVIGEEAKEQILDLEGEMPDALVACVGGGSNALGLFHPFLPYSEVRMYGVEAAGQGIETGRHAASLVAGREGVLHGARTMILQNEEGQISETHSIAAGLDYPGVGPEHAYLKSIGRVNYVAVRDQDALTAFRILSEAEGIIPALESAHAIAFVLRSTKELFNDGIIIVNLSGRGDKDVAQVAEMEGKL; from the coding sequence TTGATCAATCACCGATACTTCGGGCGATTTGGCGGTATGTATGTACCAGAAATACTCGTGGGGGCACTAATGGACCTAGAAAGGGAATACAACAGATTAAAAAATGACAATACATTTAGAGAGGAACTTAACGATCTTCTTCACAATTATGCTGGAAGGCCTACTCCGCTGTACTTCGCAGAACGGCTTTCGAAGCGATGCGGAGACGCCAGGATATTTTTGAAACGTGAAGATCTCGCCCATACGGGGTCACATAAGATTAATAACGCGCTTGGCCAAGCACTTCTTGCGAAATGGATGGGTAAGGACAGGATTATTGCAGAGACAGGAGCAGGCCAGCATGGAGTAGCAACGGCTACGGCATGTGCGCTTTTGGGCATTAAATGTGAGATATATATGGGAGAGGCTGATGTCGAGAGGCAGAGGCTCAATTGCTTCAGAATGTCGCTACTTGGTGCTAAGGTCAATGTTGTGAAGTCAGGGTCGAGAACACTGAAAGATGCCATCAACGAGGCCATGAGGGATTTCGCTGCGACAAGTGATCATACACATTATCTGATAGGAAGCGTCGTTGGTCCACACCCATATCCAACGATCGTTCGTGATTTTCAAAGTGTAATAGGGGAGGAAGCAAAGGAGCAGATTCTTGATCTAGAAGGGGAAATGCCAGATGCGCTGGTCGCATGCGTTGGGGGTGGGAGTAATGCGCTCGGACTCTTTCATCCTTTTCTCCCATATAGTGAGGTTAGAATGTATGGGGTCGAAGCCGCCGGTCAAGGCATCGAAACGGGCAGGCATGCCGCAAGTTTGGTGGCTGGTAGAGAGGGCGTCCTGCATGGTGCTCGAACGATGATTTTGCAGAACGAAGAGGGGCAGATCTCTGAGACGCATTCCATTGCAGCGGGGTTGGATTATCCTGGCGTCGGGCCTGAGCATGCCTATCTCAAATCGATTGGTAGGGTGAATTACGTCGCGGTCCGCGATCAAGATGCTCTCACAGCATTCCGGATTTTATCTGAAGCAGAGGGAATCATTCCTGCTCTAGAAAGCGCTCATGCAATCGCATTTGTGCTGCGTTCGACGAAGGAGCTTTTTAACGACGGAATCATTATTGTGAATCTTTCGGGCAGAGGAGATAAGGATGTAGCACAAGTTGCTGAGATGGAGGGGAAGTTGTGA
- the trpA gene encoding tryptophan synthase subunit alpha, whose translation MSRISDTFAFLRRKGFAAYIPYICAGDPSIDFSRKLIYNLVEAGADILEIGIPFSDPIADGPLIQGAMMRSLSNGFQIRHLFELISEVRAYENDKPIIIMSYLNPIIQFGTEHFCELASEAGADGLLFVDLPLEESKEIDEVARSNGLDIIRIIAPTSDDERINRLLRNSSGFVYVVSVAGVTGPREKLPETVFPFLKMVKDRSHVPVVLGFGISGPHQAALAVMAGADGVVEGSNLIRLYNSAGGNDASLPIIANHVREMKVAIS comes from the coding sequence GTGAGCAGAATCTCGGATACCTTCGCATTTCTCAGGCGCAAGGGATTCGCTGCATACATTCCATATATATGTGCTGGCGACCCTTCGATCGACTTCTCAAGAAAATTGATTTACAATCTTGTTGAGGCCGGAGCAGATATTTTGGAAATTGGCATTCCCTTTTCTGACCCGATCGCCGATGGACCCCTCATACAGGGTGCAATGATGCGCTCTTTGTCAAATGGGTTTCAAATAAGGCATCTGTTCGAGTTGATTTCCGAAGTGAGGGCATACGAGAACGATAAGCCGATCATCATTATGAGTTATCTTAATCCGATCATCCAATTCGGGACCGAGCATTTCTGTGAACTTGCCTCGGAGGCGGGCGCTGACGGTCTACTCTTTGTTGACCTCCCTTTAGAGGAATCTAAAGAAATTGACGAAGTCGCCAGATCAAACGGTCTCGACATCATCAGGATTATTGCCCCGACATCCGACGACGAGCGTATCAACCGATTACTTCGGAACAGCTCGGGATTTGTTTATGTCGTTTCGGTAGCCGGTGTCACTGGTCCAAGGGAGAAATTGCCTGAGACTGTTTTCCCCTTCCTAAAGATGGTTAAAGACAGAAGCCATGTTCCAGTGGTCCTTGGATTTGGGATATCGGGACCCCATCAGGCGGCTCTTGCGGTCATGGCTGGAGCTGATGGCGTTGTCGAAGGATCAAATCTCATCAGGTTATACAATTCTGCGGGAGGGAATGACGCAAGCTTACCAATCATTGCGAATCATGTTCGTGAAATGAAAGTAGCGATCTCTTGA